One window of the Chryseobacterium sp. CY350 genome contains the following:
- a CDS encoding SAM hydrolase/SAM-dependent halogenase family protein: protein MSIITLTSDFGRLDYRVSAMKGKILSLNPEVDSIDISHDIQAYNLIQTSYIVRNAYRYFPKGTIHIIAVDSFFHKSRKNILYKADGSYFIAADNGLLSLIFFDIKPEAIYEITLNNRFDDVVNFTSTDVFVPVAVHLANGGLPEVIGRKIESAKQLLFPKPVYNESEKMIIGEVMYIDNFGNIISNISKEFFETLAKGFEKFTIKFRNLSLSKIYSSHTEVVTDWDRETEYHGQSAAIFNDSQQLELTIYKGSKKNGAKTLFGLNVGENIYIEFF from the coding sequence ATGTCAATTATTACCCTCACCTCAGATTTCGGACGTTTAGATTACAGAGTTTCGGCTATGAAAGGGAAAATACTGTCTTTGAATCCTGAAGTCGACAGTATTGATATCAGCCATGACATTCAGGCATATAACCTTATTCAGACGTCCTATATTGTAAGAAATGCATACCGATATTTTCCAAAAGGAACCATTCATATTATTGCCGTAGACAGCTTTTTTCACAAATCAAGAAAAAATATTTTGTATAAAGCTGACGGATCTTATTTTATTGCAGCCGACAATGGATTGTTGAGTTTGATTTTTTTTGATATTAAACCTGAAGCGATTTATGAAATTACTCTTAACAACAGATTTGATGATGTTGTAAATTTTACTTCAACGGATGTCTTTGTTCCTGTGGCAGTACATTTGGCGAATGGCGGACTTCCTGAAGTGATCGGAAGAAAGATAGAATCTGCAAAACAGCTTTTATTTCCAAAACCTGTTTATAATGAATCTGAAAAGATGATCATTGGTGAAGTAATGTACATTGATAATTTCGGAAACATAATATCAAATATTAGTAAGGAATTCTTTGAAACTCTAGCCAAAGGTTTCGAAAAGTTTACAATAAAGTTCAGAAATTTGAGTTTATCGAAAATCTACTCAAGCCACACGGAAGTTGTAACAGACTGGGACAGAGAAACCGAGTACCACGGGCAATCCGCAGCAATTTTCAACGACAGCCAACAATTGGAATTAACCATTTACAAAGGCAGTAAAAAGAACGGTGCCAAAACACTTTTCGGATTAAACGTCGGAGAAAATATTTACATCGAATTTTTCTAA
- a CDS encoding dihydrolipoamide acetyltransferase family protein — protein sequence MAEYKLLLPSMGEGVMEATVITWLFNEGDQVKEDDSVVEIATDKVDSDVPTPVSGKIVKILKQKDEVAKVGEAIAILEIEGEGGSTDAQEAKTETSTPDAETIKAIEEPLNPTTTSHVEFSGDLYLSPLVKSIAQQENISESELKTIKGSGLEGRITKEDILAHVSNRGNQPQKETQQQATPVQAASTPPAATSAPASTISVAAGDEIIPMDRMRKIIAENMVKAKHIAPHVTSFIETDVTNVVKWRAKNKDMFEKREGEKLTFMPIFVKAIVKAIQDFPMINVSINGDNIIKKKNINIGMATALPDGNLIVPVIKNADQLSLSGLAKAINDLAYRARNKKLRPEDTQGATYTISNVGSFGNLMGTPIIPQPQVAIMAIGAIVKKPAVLETKDGDVIAIRQLMFMSHSYDHRVVDGSLGGMMLKHVHDYLQNWDLNTEI from the coding sequence ATGGCAGAATACAAATTATTGCTTCCTTCTATGGGTGAAGGCGTGATGGAAGCTACGGTGATCACTTGGTTATTCAATGAAGGTGATCAGGTAAAAGAAGATGATTCGGTAGTAGAAATTGCAACAGATAAGGTAGATTCGGATGTTCCGACACCAGTTTCGGGGAAAATTGTAAAAATCCTGAAACAGAAAGACGAAGTTGCAAAAGTAGGTGAAGCCATTGCTATTTTAGAAATTGAAGGAGAAGGCGGAAGTACAGATGCACAAGAAGCTAAAACAGAAACTTCAACTCCGGACGCGGAAACCATCAAAGCAATTGAAGAGCCTTTAAATCCAACAACTACTTCTCACGTAGAATTTTCGGGAGACCTTTATTTGTCACCTCTTGTAAAATCGATCGCTCAACAGGAAAATATTTCTGAATCTGAACTAAAAACCATTAAAGGAAGCGGTTTAGAAGGAAGAATTACCAAAGAAGATATTTTAGCACACGTTTCCAACAGAGGAAATCAGCCACAAAAAGAAACTCAGCAACAAGCTACTCCGGTTCAGGCAGCTTCTACTCCACCAGCGGCAACGTCAGCTCCGGCTTCTACAATTTCTGTAGCTGCAGGTGACGAAATCATTCCAATGGACAGAATGAGAAAAATCATTGCTGAAAACATGGTGAAAGCAAAACACATCGCGCCTCACGTTACCTCTTTCATCGAGACAGACGTTACCAACGTTGTAAAATGGAGAGCGAAAAACAAAGATATGTTTGAAAAACGTGAAGGTGAAAAACTGACTTTCATGCCTATTTTTGTGAAAGCGATTGTGAAAGCAATTCAGGATTTCCCGATGATCAACGTTTCTATCAACGGTGACAATATCATAAAGAAGAAAAATATCAATATCGGTATGGCAACTGCTTTACCAGACGGAAACTTGATTGTTCCAGTAATTAAAAATGCTGATCAGTTATCATTATCAGGTTTGGCAAAAGCAATCAACGATTTGGCTTACAGAGCAAGAAATAAAAAATTAAGACCAGAAGATACTCAGGGAGCAACATACACAATTTCTAACGTAGGAAGTTTTGGCAACTTGATGGGAACTCCAATTATTCCTCAACCGCAGGTTGCCATTATGGCAATCGGAGCGATCGTTAAAAAACCTGCAGTTCTTGAAACTAAGGATGGTGATGTTATCGCAATCCGTCAGTTGATGTTCATGTCTCACTCTTACGATCACAGAGTTGTTGACGGTTCTCTAGGTGGAATGATGCTAAAACACGTTCATGATTACCTTCAAAACTGGGACTTGAATACTGAAATATAA
- a CDS encoding serine hydrolase, with product MKQIFLTAIALNISVAVFSQQTNQFKLIDNYVKEAIKANQIPGLAVGVIKDGKIIFEQYYGVENLEDLKKVSPSSMFRIYSTSKLMTNVGIFQLIEQGKLSLEDDISKYVDNLPKDWQNVKLKNLLTHSSGIPNFIEFSDILPEYSSFKTIERLSKEKMDFTTGNQYRYNQTNYMLLAMIIEKITGQYFENFILKNQFPDVKNQVVFSSNALEKIPNRIIKYNYNSETKEYQKSTDIEGKKAYPGNGLAITLPAFLKWSSHLIKNDFLNQKTKDIMWQSFDYGNKKDVFGYGWEISKANNIPSYGFSGGNVSAYRIFPQNNMAIVLMSNGYNFFPAQYQIVNHIAAIIDRNLTDEYSLAEESVIFEFSKKDNPNAEKNYYNIKEKNPKWNFEDTLNNTGYILLRTSRINEALKVFVLNAKENPQSANAFDSLGEAYLSIKNYPLAIESYKKSLVLNPENTNASNMINKIQDLMKKK from the coding sequence ATGAAACAAATTTTCTTAACAGCTATAGCTTTAAATATTTCTGTTGCAGTTTTCTCACAGCAAACCAATCAGTTTAAATTAATTGACAATTATGTAAAAGAAGCTATTAAAGCAAACCAAATTCCCGGATTAGCTGTTGGTGTTATAAAAGATGGTAAAATAATTTTTGAACAATATTATGGAGTAGAAAATCTAGAAGACCTTAAAAAAGTAAGTCCATCTTCAATGTTCAGAATATATTCCACCTCAAAATTAATGACCAACGTGGGCATCTTTCAATTAATCGAACAAGGAAAATTATCTTTGGAAGATGATATCTCAAAGTATGTTGACAATCTCCCAAAAGACTGGCAGAATGTAAAACTAAAGAATCTCCTTACACATTCGTCAGGAATACCTAATTTTATAGAATTTAGCGATATTTTGCCTGAATACTCAAGTTTTAAAACAATTGAGCGTTTAAGTAAAGAGAAAATGGATTTTACAACAGGAAATCAATATAGGTATAATCAAACAAATTATATGCTTCTTGCTATGATTATTGAGAAAATTACAGGACAATATTTTGAAAATTTCATTCTTAAAAATCAGTTTCCAGATGTTAAAAATCAAGTAGTTTTTTCTTCAAATGCTCTTGAAAAAATTCCGAACCGTATTATAAAGTATAATTACAATTCAGAAACGAAAGAATATCAAAAGTCTACGGATATTGAAGGGAAGAAGGCGTATCCGGGAAATGGATTAGCAATTACTCTTCCCGCCTTTTTAAAATGGAGCAGTCATTTAATCAAGAATGATTTTCTGAATCAAAAAACGAAAGATATAATGTGGCAATCCTTTGATTATGGCAATAAAAAAGATGTCTTTGGATATGGTTGGGAAATCAGCAAAGCAAATAATATTCCGTCTTATGGCTTTTCTGGCGGGAATGTAAGTGCGTATAGAATCTTCCCACAAAATAATATGGCAATTGTCTTGATGTCGAACGGATATAATTTTTTCCCAGCTCAATATCAGATCGTTAATCATATTGCAGCAATTATTGATAGAAATTTAACTGATGAATATTCTTTAGCTGAAGAATCCGTCATTTTCGAATTTTCTAAAAAAGATAATCCCAATGCAGAAAAGAATTATTATAATATTAAAGAAAAAAATCCGAAATGGAATTTCGAAGATACATTGAATAACACTGGATACATTTTATTGAGAACTTCAAGAATTAATGAGGCACTAAAAGTTTTTGTGTTAAATGCCAAAGAAAATCCTCAATCGGCAAATGCTTTTGACAGTTTGGGTGAAGCATATCTTTCAATTAAAAACTATCCTTTGGCTATAGAAAGCTATAAAAAATCTTTAGTATTAAATCCTGAAAATACAAACGCTTCCAATATGATCAACAAAATACAGGATTTAATGAAAAAAAAGTAA
- a CDS encoding chloride channel protein — MLKIFTLLRKSLKKSFDNIRNEQLKNNLLQAIPFWIGSVITGFFAVMYAKIFAWGEKLLDLMLNWNDWMIFFVAPIGFVLSWWLVKEFAPNAKGSGIPQVMAAVELANPKEHTKIRSLLSLKIIVFKIISSVVLVIGGGAVGREGPTIQIAGSIFRKVNEYLPDWWPKISKKNMIMTGAAAGLAAAFNTPLGGIVFAVEELSKTHINYFKTALFTAVIIAGLTAQTLAGSYLYLGYPKTNDVSLMVMFPIILVGGIAGILASQLSVTMLKINDWKKRKLKTDRANVAFLILCALFIACISFFISREVLGSGKEIMERVLFTQDKHEDWYVPILRMLGPALSFTSGGAGGIFAPALTAGASIGSVISGAIHLTPNETNVVILAGMVAFLTGITRAPFTSAIIVLEMTDRHSLIFHLMLAGMVSSIASILVSRHSLYDVLKVNFLVEIRNKKNEAV, encoded by the coding sequence ATGCTGAAAATTTTCACTCTCTTACGAAAAAGTCTTAAAAAATCCTTCGACAATATCCGAAACGAGCAGCTGAAGAATAATCTTCTCCAGGCGATTCCTTTCTGGATCGGCTCTGTGATTACAGGCTTTTTTGCGGTGATGTATGCCAAAATTTTTGCTTGGGGAGAAAAATTGTTAGACTTAATGCTGAATTGGAATGACTGGATGATTTTCTTTGTCGCTCCAATCGGATTTGTACTGTCGTGGTGGCTGGTCAAAGAATTTGCTCCTAATGCAAAAGGCAGCGGAATTCCACAGGTAATGGCAGCTGTGGAGCTTGCGAATCCAAAAGAACATACTAAAATCAGAAGTCTTTTAAGCTTAAAAATTATTGTTTTTAAAATTATCTCATCGGTAGTTTTAGTAATTGGCGGCGGTGCAGTAGGGCGAGAAGGTCCGACTATCCAGATTGCGGGTTCTATTTTCAGGAAAGTGAATGAATATTTACCAGATTGGTGGCCAAAGATCTCAAAGAAAAACATGATCATGACAGGAGCTGCGGCAGGATTGGCAGCGGCTTTTAATACACCACTCGGCGGAATTGTATTTGCCGTAGAAGAACTTTCAAAAACGCACATTAATTATTTTAAAACAGCTCTCTTTACGGCTGTAATTATTGCGGGTTTAACGGCTCAGACATTAGCAGGCTCATATTTATATTTAGGATATCCAAAGACAAATGATGTTTCGCTAATGGTGATGTTTCCAATTATTTTAGTCGGAGGAATTGCAGGAATTTTAGCAAGTCAGCTTTCGGTTACAATGTTAAAAATTAATGATTGGAAAAAGAGAAAACTAAAAACCGACAGAGCGAACGTCGCTTTTTTAATATTGTGCGCTTTGTTTATAGCATGCATCTCCTTTTTTATCAGCCGTGAAGTTTTAGGTTCAGGAAAAGAAATCATGGAACGCGTACTTTTCACTCAGGATAAACACGAAGATTGGTATGTTCCCATATTAAGAATGCTTGGCCCTGCCCTATCTTTTACTTCCGGTGGCGCAGGCGGAATTTTCGCTCCGGCTTTGACGGCGGGCGCAAGTATTGGTTCGGTAATTTCAGGGGCGATACATTTAACACCAAATGAAACCAATGTTGTGATTCTTGCAGGAATGGTTGCATTTCTTACAGGAATTACAAGAGCTCCGTTTACGTCTGCTATCATTGTATTGGAAATGACGGACAGACATTCTTTAATTTTCCATCTGATGTTGGCAGGAATGGTTTCCTCAATTGCTTCAATTTTAGTGAGCAGACATTCCTTATATGATGTTTTGAAAGTGAATTTTCTTGTTGAAATCAGAAACAAAAAAAATGAAGCTGTTTAA
- the rpsF gene encoding 30S ribosomal protein S6 — MNNYETVFILTPVLSEAQVEEAVNKYVDLLKEKNCEIVTRENWGLKKLAYPIQLKKNGFYTLIEFKGEGTVVADLELAFKRDERVIRYLTTKLDKHAIDYAVTRRSKLKASRA; from the coding sequence ATGAACAATTACGAAACTGTTTTCATTTTAACTCCCGTTCTATCTGAAGCTCAGGTGGAGGAAGCAGTGAACAAGTATGTAGATCTTTTAAAAGAAAAGAACTGTGAAATTGTCACTAGAGAAAATTGGGGATTAAAGAAATTAGCTTATCCGATTCAATTGAAAAAGAACGGATTTTACACTTTAATCGAGTTTAAAGGTGAAGGAACTGTAGTTGCTGACTTAGAATTAGCATTCAAACGTGACGAAAGAGTAATTCGTTACCTTACTACAAAACTAGACAAGCATGCAATTGACTATGCGGTAACTAGAAGATCTAAACTTAAAGCTTCAAGAGCTTAA
- the rpsR gene encoding 30S ribosomal protein S18: MAIDDMAKQASAGGESEVKFLTPLDINTKTDKKYCRFKKFGIKHVDYKDADFLLQFVNEQGKILPRRYTGTSLKYQRKVSSAIKRARHLAMMPYVADLLK; encoded by the coding sequence ATGGCAATAGATGATATGGCTAAACAAGCCTCTGCTGGAGGTGAATCTGAAGTAAAATTTCTTACTCCACTTGATATCAATACAAAAACTGATAAAAAGTACTGTAGATTCAAAAAATTCGGAATCAAGCACGTTGATTACAAAGACGCTGATTTCTTATTACAGTTCGTGAACGAACAAGGTAAAATTTTACCAAGAAGATACACTGGTACTTCTTTAAAATACCAAAGAAAAGTTTCTTCGGCGATCAAAAGAGCAAGACACCTTGCTATGATGCCTTACGTAGCTGACTTACTAAAATAA
- the rplI gene encoding 50S ribosomal protein L9: MEIILKKDVENLGLEFDTVNVKPGYARNFLLPQGIALLATPKNKATLEATLEARKEEEAKLIATANGVVDQLKKTSITIPAKVGSGDKLFGSINNADLSAALAKAGVQVEKKYIKIPGNTIKRTGKVTAVVRLHRNVEYNFEFDVVSDAPVEAPKPAAPKKVAVEETPSEEA, translated from the coding sequence ATGGAAATTATCCTTAAAAAAGACGTAGAAAACTTAGGTCTTGAATTCGATACAGTAAATGTAAAACCAGGTTATGCAAGAAACTTCTTGTTACCTCAGGGAATCGCTCTTTTAGCTACACCAAAAAACAAAGCTACTTTAGAAGCTACTTTGGAAGCTAGAAAAGAAGAAGAAGCTAAATTAATCGCTACAGCAAACGGTGTGGTTGATCAATTGAAGAAAACTTCTATCACTATTCCTGCAAAAGTAGGTTCTGGTGACAAGTTATTCGGATCTATCAACAATGCAGATCTTTCTGCAGCATTGGCTAAAGCTGGTGTACAAGTTGAGAAAAAATACATCAAAATCCCAGGAAACACAATTAAGAGAACTGGTAAAGTAACTGCAGTAGTTAGACTTCACAGAAATGTAGAGTACAACTTCGAGTTTGATGTAGTATCTGATGCACCGGTAGAAGCTCCTAAACCAGCTGCTCCTAAAAAAGTTGCAGTAGAAGAAACTCCTTCTGAAGAAGCTTAA
- a CDS encoding thioredoxin family protein, giving the protein MKKISKNIAILGFLSVGSLSFAQNIKENSVKNSDDKALIVKADHQELDAKKKAAEEKAKLPKPYDPKADADKDIQNLVARAKKEKKNIMIQAGGNWCIWCLRFNQYVQTTPELKKLVDDNYLYYHLNYSPDNKNEKVFEKYGNPGDKFGYPVFIVLDQNGKMVHVQQSDVLEEGKGCSLEKVKDFFNKWTTKS; this is encoded by the coding sequence ATGAAAAAGATTTCAAAAAACATAGCAATTCTAGGATTTCTGTCAGTCGGAAGTTTGTCTTTCGCGCAAAATATAAAAGAAAATTCTGTAAAAAATTCTGATGATAAAGCTTTAATAGTAAAAGCAGATCATCAGGAACTTGATGCTAAGAAAAAGGCTGCTGAAGAGAAAGCCAAACTTCCTAAACCTTATGATCCGAAGGCTGATGCTGATAAAGACATTCAGAATTTGGTGGCCAGAGCTAAAAAGGAAAAGAAGAATATTATGATTCAGGCCGGGGGAAACTGGTGTATATGGTGCTTGAGATTCAACCAATATGTACAAACTACTCCTGAGCTTAAAAAATTGGTGGATGATAATTATCTTTACTATCACCTCAATTATTCACCAGATAACAAGAACGAAAAAGTTTTTGAGAAATATGGAAATCCTGGAGATAAATTTGGCTATCCAGTTTTCATTGTTCTAGATCAAAATGGCAAGATGGTGCATGTACAGCAAAGTGATGTACTGGAAGAAGGTAAAGGTTGTAGTCTCGAAAAAGTAAAAGATTTTTTCAACAAATGGACAACAAAATCATAA
- a CDS encoding lysophospholipid acyltransferase family protein, producing MNFLIKILYLISKLPLKILYIFSDIIFFLNYYFVGYRKKIITQNLKKSFPEKTAEEISEIRKKFYLNFSDYLAETVKSFTMSKTETRVRMQHINQHLFHEAKAEGKNIILLAGHVFNWEWMNALATVVPQKNCHPVYRKVNSEFWEKQMKKVRSKFGNDALEANEVILNIFRNKNDGDSIYLFVADQTPHSSHVNYGLEFLNQKTPAFIGYDKLATRMDLIFLYTEMKKVKRGHYQINYSRIEPDGEKFTNNEVVRKFHRLLENTIKRRPDNYLWSHRKWKYQDSIKTFDSEKI from the coding sequence ATGAATTTTCTGATCAAAATACTCTACTTAATTTCGAAACTGCCGCTTAAAATATTATATATTTTTTCGGACATTATTTTCTTTTTAAACTATTATTTTGTAGGCTACAGAAAGAAGATAATTACTCAGAATCTTAAGAAATCATTCCCGGAAAAAACGGCAGAAGAAATTTCCGAAATCAGGAAAAAATTTTATTTAAATTTTTCAGATTATCTTGCTGAAACCGTCAAATCTTTTACAATGTCTAAGACAGAGACGCGGGTGAGAATGCAGCACATTAATCAACATCTTTTTCACGAAGCTAAAGCTGAAGGTAAAAATATCATCCTTTTGGCTGGTCACGTATTTAACTGGGAATGGATGAATGCTTTGGCTACAGTGGTTCCGCAAAAAAACTGTCATCCTGTTTATCGTAAAGTAAATAGTGAATTTTGGGAAAAACAGATGAAAAAAGTAAGAAGCAAGTTCGGAAATGATGCTTTGGAAGCCAATGAAGTTATTCTCAATATTTTCAGGAATAAAAATGACGGAGATTCTATCTATCTTTTTGTTGCTGATCAAACTCCTCATTCTTCCCATGTCAATTATGGTTTAGAGTTTTTGAATCAAAAAACTCCCGCTTTTATCGGTTATGATAAATTGGCAACGAGAATGGATCTGATTTTCCTTTACACTGAAATGAAGAAGGTAAAACGAGGTCATTATCAAATCAATTATTCAAGAATAGAGCCTGACGGAGAAAAATTTACCAACAACGAAGTCGTGAGAAAGTTTCACCGCTTACTGGAAAATACAATCAAAAGAAGACCAGACAATTACCTTTGGTCACATCGAAAATGGAAGTATCAGGATTCTATCAAAACATTTGATTCTGAAAAAATTTAA
- a CDS encoding glycosyltransferase family 2 protein has protein sequence MSENLAIVILNWNGKHWLEKFLPSVIQYAQNAEVYVIDNCSTDDSIKLLQTQFSTVKIVLNNKNYGFAGGYNEGLRSIRAEFYCLLNSDVEVTENWIDPVLNLFKTDSKIAAIQPKILSFNNHKFFEFAGAGGGLIDNLGYPYCRGRVFDDVEEDKGQYDDEAEIFWASGCCLFIRSKDFWEQNGFDARFFAHQEEIDLCWRMKNSGKKIYYTGKSKVYHVGGGTLNKQSPQKTFLNIRNNLSMMLKNLPFPDLIWVLFLRMILDGAASFYFAYKNGISHLWAVLRGHYGFYAHIPGTWKLRKENQMKKYYQTKWLIFKHFLGGKKNNY, from the coding sequence ATGTCTGAAAATTTAGCAATCGTCATACTCAACTGGAACGGTAAACACTGGCTGGAAAAATTTCTTCCGAGCGTTATTCAGTACGCCCAAAATGCTGAAGTTTATGTTATTGATAATTGTTCTACGGATGATTCTATAAAACTTCTTCAGACACAGTTTTCTACGGTTAAAATCGTTCTCAACAACAAAAATTATGGTTTTGCAGGCGGTTACAATGAAGGTTTACGATCAATCCGGGCAGAATTTTACTGTCTTTTGAATTCTGATGTTGAAGTCACAGAAAACTGGATTGATCCTGTTTTGAATTTGTTTAAAACGGATTCTAAAATTGCAGCCATTCAGCCAAAAATTTTATCATTTAACAATCATAAATTTTTCGAATTTGCGGGAGCGGGAGGCGGACTGATAGATAATTTAGGATATCCGTACTGCAGAGGACGAGTTTTTGATGACGTAGAAGAAGATAAAGGTCAATATGATGATGAAGCAGAAATTTTCTGGGCATCCGGCTGTTGTTTATTTATCAGATCTAAAGATTTTTGGGAGCAGAATGGTTTTGACGCTAGATTTTTTGCTCATCAGGAAGAAATCGATTTATGTTGGAGAATGAAAAATTCCGGCAAAAAAATATATTATACAGGAAAATCAAAGGTTTATCACGTTGGTGGTGGAACATTAAACAAACAAAGTCCTCAAAAAACCTTTTTAAACATCAGAAATAACCTCTCGATGATGCTTAAAAATTTGCCCTTTCCAGATTTAATCTGGGTACTTTTTTTAAGAATGATTCTCGATGGAGCGGCATCTTTTTACTTCGCTTATAAAAACGGCATATCGCATCTTTGGGCTGTATTAAGAGGACATTATGGCTTTTATGCTCACATTCCGGGAACCTGGAAGCTTAGAAAGGAAAATCAGATGAAAAAATATTACCAAACAAAATGGCTCATTTTCAAACATTTTTTAGGAGGTAAAAAAAATAATTATTAA
- a CDS encoding 3'-5' exonuclease: protein MDFCAIDFETATHERHSACELGICVVENSQIVSTKTWLIKPPSFPYFNQRNMDVHGILPHDVKDSPTFDEIWYEVQEMMYGTLMIAHNASFDAGVLRSCLDYYGMFKPNLNYLCSIQLAKKSWNYLPKYGLKHLAETHQIKFNHHRAGDDAEACARISLLAFEKLFITRNEEISESFQSKMKKL, encoded by the coding sequence ATGGATTTCTGCGCAATAGATTTTGAAACAGCTACCCACGAGAGACATTCTGCTTGTGAATTAGGAATCTGTGTGGTAGAAAATTCACAGATTGTCTCAACAAAAACATGGCTCATCAAGCCGCCGAGTTTTCCCTACTTTAATCAGAGAAATATGGATGTACACGGTATTTTACCTCACGATGTGAAAGACTCACCTACCTTTGATGAAATATGGTACGAGGTACAGGAAATGATGTATGGAACTTTAATGATTGCGCACAATGCGAGTTTTGATGCAGGCGTTTTACGCAGCTGTCTTGATTATTATGGAATGTTTAAACCTAATCTAAATTATCTTTGCAGCATTCAACTTGCAAAAAAATCATGGAATTATCTTCCAAAATATGGTCTGAAACATTTAGCAGAAACACATCAAATTAAATTTAATCACCACAGAGCGGGAGACGACGCAGAAGCTTGTGCGAGAATTTCATTATTGGCTTTCGAAAAACTATTTATAACCAGAAACGAGGAAATTAGCGAAAGTTTCCAAAGTAAGATGAAAAAATTATAA
- the apaG gene encoding Co2+/Mg2+ efflux protein ApaG yields the protein MFSKITSNIKVSVTPEYDSKNSYPSENRFVFKYNIVIENDGDFPIKILKRKWLIFDVGFGFTEVVGDGVIGLTPEIPPTDEFAYFSNVMLRSGVGNMSGKYLVRNEETQENFEIDIPKFNLLSTVLIN from the coding sequence ATGTTTTCTAAAATTACTTCGAATATCAAGGTGTCTGTTACACCTGAGTATGATAGCAAAAATAGTTATCCTTCCGAAAACCGATTTGTTTTTAAATACAATATCGTGATTGAAAACGATGGTGATTTTCCGATAAAAATTCTGAAGAGAAAATGGTTGATTTTTGATGTAGGTTTCGGTTTTACAGAAGTTGTGGGTGATGGCGTTATCGGACTTACTCCTGAAATTCCTCCTACTGATGAATTTGCTTATTTTTCTAATGTTATGCTTCGTTCAGGCGTTGGGAATATGAGTGGGAAATATTTAGTAAGAAACGAAGAGACACAAGAAAATTTTGAGATTGATATTCCGAAATTTAATCTGCTGTCAACGGTTTTGATCAACTAA